The Cydia amplana chromosome 1, ilCydAmpl1.1, whole genome shotgun sequence DNA segment gtatttcaaatgaaagcaaaaataaaaatactgcaggccctctattggtatgtaaatggtatgccatgtaatattttgggacatgtaagttatgcttaatgatacatttgactaaataatacttggtaaaatgaaacttgaccaagtaattatttgctaaacaataacttgccaaaaaagactattgctaactgaaaaattgcgataagttgttttgccaaacatttttttgggaaatgataatttgggaaacatagtttgggatgtgatactttgggaaacgtttttggcccattcattagtaaacctttttaaacataatattgagAAGGATAATAGTTGGTAACAACCAATAGCAGTTTAACAGCATTAAAGACGCATCCATTTTTCAAagatcatttcattttatattgcTCACCATCCACGATGATACTCATTCCTTGTTAATGCCTTCATCTAATTTACATGCAATGCCAGTGCCAAGAATGATACAGAATAGGTTTGAGTTAACGGCGGCCGCGAGTGGACACGCTAGCCACTGGAGCCAGTAATCGGCGCGGCACCAGCAAGCGCGCATTCCCCCTCGCAGGTCGAACAGCACCAGGCGACTTTAAATCGGCCAAATGAGAAGCGTAACCATCATTCAAAGTCGTAGCCATATGGTTATACTTTTTACTGATGCGCCCAATTGCATATATCTGCTTAGCAGACAATCCACAGTTGTTATATACGCTAATATCTTTTCCGGATCCATATGCGGCATGGAGAATAATGCCATGTTCGCTTATGAGGCTTTTTAAATGTGCCGCTTTGTGCCCTAGGGGGTCTGTTGAGAACCCATCAGAGAAAAATACTAGTCCGTGAGGAAAGTTATGCTCTGCTAACCACGACACGACTCTCCTCTGTTGCATATCAGGTCTCCCAGTGATATATAATATAAGGTAACCCAAGTCTTGCCAGAAGCGTACTACGTCCACTGCACCCGCCCTAACCTTTGGATCTCGGCCAGTCACAGATACACTCGCGGTAAAGGAGCCGTCAATACTGAAAACCACGCATTCTGTTTCAGGGGGAACAACAGCTAGATGGAAACTACAGCTCGTATGATCTCCTCTGACAACAAGTCTTAGCGGGTATATACCACAAGCCACGCTTTGTTTTTCAGTTAAAGAATAGGAGATTCTACCAGTTTTATCTGTGACAACTGTAGACAACAACGTCCATTCTCCTGCTGGAGGGTCCTTCATCATATGAATATCGACTTTCTCGCCCGTTAACGTAATCATGTCTAGTGGACCATACATAAATCTGGCTGTAAACATTTGCGGACATCCTTCCTTGACTATCACGTCATTAGCTCTATGATTGGCTGCAACATTCTTTAGTTTAACTGATGTCCTCTTTTTAATCCACTTTTCCCTCTCTTGACCGGGCTTGAACGACTGGTTATCCTTATCTTCTGAGTGACCGTATAGAGCCAAATCAAAATGTCCAACTTGGCGCAGAATAAACGCAATAACATCAGAACTCTCCCAGTAACTAGCGTGAAACAAATGAGGCAGAGCATTCATTGGGAAATTGCTTAATCCTTCTGGGCAATACAAAGCATAGTCTAATCGTTTGGATCCCCACCACTTTTGTTGCAATGCATTCATAGTAATTAGTGGAATATTATCGACTAACCCACTGACTGTACTTTGCATCGATACTTCGGATAGCCTTCTCAATACCGGAGTTGGCGGCATTTGCAAATGATCTCCAAACAATTGTGGGTGACTCTGGATTAATTCCATTAAGTGGTATGGTTGGCCGTTACCTAATGGATATTTAGCATATCTCGCAATGTTAATAGGTGGCAAATTTGTGAACCTAGCCGATAGTAAAGGTTCCACTCTAGCAGCCACTGGATCAGTCGGATGAAATAAGTTAAACACTTGTTGAACTGGTGGTTTAACAATGTCACGATATTTATCATCGGCTATTTTTCTCGATGCAACGATAACCGATAAAGGACTACCGAATGTAAAGAAATCACTGACTTCAAATTCCAGTTTGACCTGGTTATCACTCGTGGAAGACGACCTTCTTCGCGGGGTGGGAGCTTGGAGAtgagatttatttatataattttctgttgGATCATTAGGAATGGTTATTTCGGTGTCTAAAATGCTGCTTTCGCTGTCATGCCGCGACTGGTACCGCAAAGTACGACAAAGTGAGTCGTAGGCGAGAACAGCGCCCATGCTGTCACCAACTATGCAGACTTGTCCACTAAATCCTTTGCCATCACTTGATTTTATAAATTCATTATAAACCGCATTGGCAGAGTTAATAGTCTTCGTTACAGACTCGGGATAATCTGGCGAATTAGTAGCAATTAAAGGAATCGCACCAATAGGAATTAAATCGTTAGTAAGAGATGGTGTTTCAATCGTAGATGGTGAACAATCAAAACTATAAGGACTCAATGTGGATAATATCCCTAAACTTTCCGTGCAAATAGATGGACAGGGAACTAGctttattattatatgccctACAAGAGTCGGATAGTGTTGGCGCATGACAGATTCAAATGCACCCTTAAAAGTTGTTACATCTGATTTCTTAGCAGTCATATCGATATTGGCATCTAAAACGCTACCACCATGAAATACTAATATTAATACTGTTGTTTGACACGAGCCGTGAACTGGAGTATCAGGGCCGCCGTCAATACTCTGGTGACTTTGTAACGTGCCGATGCGGCGAGAGCCTCTCTCAGATGTAACTCTTTTGAGGAACGAGGGATTAAATATACTGTCTTCTTGGTTCTGGTCTACTTGTGTCGGTGATATATCGATGTCTCCTTCATCGAGCGAGCACATTGATGACCATTTGTTTAACGAAGATTCACAGTCGTAGAATTCATCCTCAGAACCAGTTTCCGTCTCAGATTCTCTAACGAGAGTTTCCATGCGCCAGTTAGCTGCTTGCGCTTGCAAACTCTTTATAGATCCGGAGGACGATGATCTAGGATTAGATTTGGAACTTTTGTGTTCTGATGGCGGAGTTCCCTCTGGGCTCAAATGCTTTTGCATTTTCTTttctaaattatttttctttgtcaCTAACGGAGTCGCCACGTCTTCGTTCTTTTCCAGGCTACTCATTGTGGCAGCTAGAGATTTAGAATTATCCTCAGAGATATCCTGCTCGTCACTGGTGTCTCCAGCCATCTTTTTCTGGAGTGCTAACTGAGTCTGTCGTTCTATTTCCCGTATATC contains these protein-coding regions:
- the LOC134650192 gene encoding protein retinal degeneration B; translation: MLIKEYRIPLPLTVEEYRIAQLYMIAKKSKEESTGEGSGVEILVNEPYEDGPGGKGQYTQKIYHVGSHLPGWFKSLLPKSALTVSEEAWNAYPYTKTRYTCPFVEKFSLEIETYYFADNGHQENVFKLSGSDLKNRIVDVIDVVKDQLYGADYVKEEDPTIFVSQKCNRGPLTESWLEDYWREVQGKPQPLPNGKSLMCAYKLCRVEFRYWGMQTKLEKFIHDVALRKTMLRAHRQAWAWQDEWHGLTMEDIREIERQTQLALQKKMAGDTSDEQDISEDNSKSLAATMSSLEKNEDVATPLVTKKNNLEKKMQKHLSPEGTPPSEHKSSKSNPRSSSSGSIKSLQAQAANWRMETLVRESETETGSEDEFYDCESSLNKWSSMCSLDEGDIDISPTQVDQNQEDSIFNPSFLKRVTSERGSRRIGTLQSHQSIDGGPDTPVHGSCQTTVLILVFHGGSVLDANIDMTAKKSDVTTFKGAFESVMRQHYPTLVGHIIIKLVPCPSICTESLGILSTLSPYSFDCSPSTIETPSLTNDLIPIGAIPLIATNSPDYPESVTKTINSANAVYNEFIKSSDGKGFSGQVCIVGDSMGAVLAYDSLCRTLRYQSRHDSESSILDTEITIPNDPTENYINKSHLQAPTPRRRSSSTSDNQVKLEFEVSDFFTFGSPLSVIVASRKIADDKYRDIVKPPVQQVFNLFHPTDPVAARVEPLLSARFTNLPPINIARYAKYPLGNGQPYHLMELIQSHPQLFGDHLQMPPTPVLRRLSEVSMQSTVSGLVDNIPLITMNALQQKWWGSKRLDYALYCPEGLSNFPMNALPHLFHASYWESSDVIAFILRQVGHFDLALYGHSEDKDNQSFKPGQEREKWIKKRTSVKLKNVAANHRANDVIVKEGCPQMFTARFMYGPLDMITLTGEKVDIHMMKDPPAGEWTLLSTVVTDKTGRISYSLTEKQSVACGIYPLRLVVRGDHTSCSFHLAVVPPETECVVFSIDGSFTASVSVTGRDPKVRAGAVDVVRFWQDLGYLILYITGRPDMQQRRVVSWLAEHNFPHGLVFFSDGFSTDPLGHKAAHLKSLISEHGIILHAAYGSGKDISVYNNCGLSAKQIYAIGRISKKYNHMATTLNDGYASHLADLKSPGAVRPARGNARLLVPRRLLAPVASVSTRGRR